The Ictalurus punctatus breed USDA103 chromosome 17, Coco_2.0, whole genome shotgun sequence sequence GCTATATCGTGAGATACAGTCTATTGGAATTGGTTGTTCAGGTTCAGGGGTCTACAGCAGCACATCATCTGCATAAAGAGAAATCCGATGTTCTTCATCTCCCAACTTTATCCCAAAGAGCTGTTCACACTGCCTTATAGACTCGGCAAGAGGCTCAGTTATGCGGGCGAAGAGCAGGGGTGGAAGGGGGCAAGCCTGCATCGTACCCCTTTTGATGCAAAAAGATTCTGAACCCCCCCAAACACCTCCCCCGGTGAACACATGCCTACCTAAAGTCATGCAACAAAAACAAGTTGAATGTGCttggaggaaaagaaaaaataagttCTTTCATACAATACCTCAAAGTAGGGCGGAGTCATAAgtgctgaaagaaagaaaactgatTCTGTACAGGGTTCCTGCAGAGAAGAACAGCTACCACCCTGAATACAGAATCCCCTATAGTCCACAGTGTATGGCAACCATTTCAAGGCTGCTTGTCTCCCTCTTTCTATCATGATCACCGTAGCCTGGGGGTTGGCATACAGCAATTTTATCCACTCAGTGAAGTTTGGGCCCAAATTAAATCTCTTGAGAGTATCGAAAAGAAATTTCCATTCAACCCTGTCAAAAGCTTTTCCTGCATCAAGGGAGATGATAAGGGTAGGGTGTTTGTATTTCTGAGCCGAATTCATAACATTCAAAAGTCGGCGTACGTTATCTGTGCCAAAGCGTGATCTTATGGATCCCGTCTGATCTGGTTTCAGCATACGTGGCAGCACAGTTTCCAGCCTGCAAGCTAGTACCTTGGCCAATATTTTACAATCTGTATTCTCATGAGATAACGTGCTATCTTCAGCAGCAGAAATTCTACATTCGGTCTCCGTTATACGCATCTTGTTTGCAGACACTGTGCACAACAATTTAGAAAAACATTCCTGTGTCGAGGTAATTGAAGTAGAAATGTTGTCTAATCGACCCATGTTCCCAATTGTACTTAGACAACAGTCAGTGTTGCCCAGACTGATACCCAGACTGATACCCAGACTGATACCCAGAGAACAGACAGCATGGACAGAACTGACAAGGCCTCCTCCGTTTCAACATGCTTCATCTTTACATTTCTGGAAGGCCAAGGAGACGTAAAACGTGGAATTCTCAGACATGTTTTGTTGCTGTAGAGACGTTGTGAGTCATGATTGGATCCAAATGAAAGCgagaaagttaaaaataaaaaggaactGGAGTGGAGCTAACAAGCTAAGCGGCCATCTTCCATGAAGTCACGTGACTCTCCCCGAAGTCATTTTTATCTGATTAACCTCACACTGATTAGGCCACACAGCTGTTTAGTCACAATCCTGTAAGTTCTCGTCACACTGTGCATGTGGAAATGCTCCAACTTTCACTATTAAACATAGCCATGTGTTCTACTGTTGACTTTTTACAATGTGACTTTGATCTCCGATTACGATCTTTCAATATTTTGATTATTCATTTTTCTGACCACATTTCTTCCTCAAAGTTGACAGTTCATCCCTCTCCTAACAGCTTTTCATAATGCATTGGATAGTTCTTAACCCAATTCCAGGGATTTCAGCAATCTCCTTActtgttttctttgcttgatGAAACACAGTAACATCTTTTCCACAACCACGGGATACATCTTCTGACATGCTtgtttaagaaatgagaagctacacactgcatcagttagggttaaaataattgttgcCAGCTCAAACATATTAATCAGTAAGGATCCAATCATAGGCTCTTAAgcatttgcttatttaaattCAGACAATgaccttttcctttttttcagcCAGGTAGTGTAGTaccatcttttttaaaaatcttattcCATTTCAACATCTTTGTGTTTGTGGATGAAGTTACAGAACGCTTAAGGAGAAAGAATtcatttcagttattattaGACATttcaacctgtgtgtgtgtttaggcttCCTTCtgcctcccaaaaacatactgatgtgtgtgtgtgtgtgtgtgtgtgtgtgtgtgtgtgtgtaggcggaTGACACTTGGCGGAAGGCGCGTATATTGGATGTGCCATTGTGTTTGGAGGACTGTAACTCGTGGTACAATGACTGCAAAAATGATGTCACCTGCAAAGAGAACTGGCATAAGGGCTGGAACTGGACCtcaggtgtgggtgtgtgtgtgtgtgtgtgtgtgtgtgtgtgtgtgtgtgtgtgtgtgtgtgtgtgtgtgtgtgtgactgaattTAAGGTCATGGTttatatgttttcattttcagaactgttatttatatttctaataATTGAGAGGATAAGATATATTAAGTGTTGGTAAGTCAATATGCAGTTTTACTGTATAGTGTTACGGTGTGGATTAAGGACAAAACTCTGGGAATATTTCTCGAGATAATATCTTGCCAGCTTAAagtgttttatgtgtgtgtgtgtgtgcgtgtgtgtgttacaaacaggtactaaccactgtccTGCTGGAGCTCAGTGCCAGAAGTGGACAGAGGTTTTCCCCACCGCTCAGAGCATGTGTGAGAAAATCTGGTCCAACTCCTACAAGTACACCACGTACACCAAGGACAGCGGCCGCTGCATGCATATGTGGTTTACGGGCCAGAACCCTAACACAAAAGTGGCAGAGTTCTACCTGAACCAGGGCTCTCGAACAGAGACAGCCAAGATTACGAGCCTCACACTCTCACTTGCTGTCCTTCTCTCAATGCTTTGAAAtgctaataaagaaaaaagctaaaaaaaaatcccaccccttttccttttttttaacaatatgaCGTTTTTTTTCTATTGTAATTCACCTCACAGGCACCAGATGGCGCTACATTTAAtattgaatttttattattattattgttattatttttattataaaacatgttaaacaaattggtgcacggtggcttagtagaTAGCACATTTTCCTCACGGGGGTCGGGGGTCCGATTCctgctgtggccctgtgtgtgtgtgcagagtttgtatgttctccctgtgctgcgggggtttcctccagatactccggtttccggttgtgccctgtgatggattggcaccctgtccagggtgtaccccgccttgtgccccatgcctcctgggatagttTCTagattccccgtgaccctgaaggataagtggtaaacaagatggatggatgaatgctAAACAGATTATAATTCAACACagatttttaaattgtttaaaattacatattaaagCAAGGGTGACAAGCTCATTCTGCCTGGGCCAGAAATCCAGAACAACTGCAATCaaagactattattattattattattattattattattatgaaacatTTTCTGTTGACTAACACTAATAACCCTAGCTGTGAAATGAGAAAAGGATGTTTTGAGGATTAAGAGGGCTAACAGAAACTATTAAAGTGTATGTACTGTTAGGTAATAACATTCATTATACTGATTATAATAAAAgttttatgaatatattgttttgtttctgaatttgtttactttgttGTTGGATAACAGCTGCTGTGATGAGAAACAGGATTAGATGATGCATTTTTCTTGTTTCTGTATGAAAGCTGTTAGCCAGATAACAACACTGTAAGCATAGAGATATGGAGATGAGAGACGGTGAAGCAGCTGCTGGAGTTTACTGCAAAAGAAAAGTGGATCATGACTTGTCATGATATCAGGTGTAATTTCTCCCTATTATTAAcatggtgggttttttttctcacagTGGAACTgtcataaatgtattttatattttaatatggaGAAATTGTTTGATGGTAGATTATGCCttaaaagattaaaataacAAAGTCATGTCATCGCTGCTCCTACTGTTGTCTGATATCCACCTAATCTGCACCAGTGCGTCACATTTACTAAATTTAATTTTACAGATCAGGAAAAcaattgtgattttattttgtgtacttcctcatccctccaaaatttatttCTGGTTAGGTCACTGCTAGCACAACAGACATCATGCTTCTGAATTGTTTTTAGGCATGTGTGTGACTTACATCAAGCGCAGCACATCCATGTAGAAACCAGAGCACACATCTATATGGCAGTTCACAGTAACTTCCCATCGGATACGTTACAAAGTGAAAAATGTCTGCCACTCATGGCAGACATTTAACAGACTGTACAATAACAATCAATATGCTACAGATCTGCTATGAATTCTGGACAGTGTGAAAACCTTAAGAAATAGTGCATCACAGGCCGGTTCACAATAATGTTTTCCAAGTTCATCTGGGTTGAATGAAACAAGACTGCAGGCCAGATTTGGCCCACAGGCCTTGTGTTTGACACATGTGCTTTAAGGTGTACTTTTACTGCTCAGTTATACATTCATTTATGTACAGGAATGTACTTTGAGCTGAAACGTGTTTATCCACAAACATATAGTATAGCATTACACGGTACTGTGTGGTGGCCAGTAGGGAACAGAGCTGTTCAAAATGTCCTCTGTTCCTGTACTAGAGCTCAGATGGGGGTTATTGGAGGCGTTAAAGGTGCTGGAGGTGTGATGATTCAGTCAGTACCACTGTAAACCTCAGGAGCAGAAGTTACAGCAGCAGTTTgtgaccatagattttggtTTTGCAGGAAAGCATTAATAACGGCATAGTCTCTCCATTTCATTTAGTTTGAGGCTATCATACTTGACTTATGCTATATGTTGTATGTGGTCTATATAGCCCTGCCTCTGCTGAGTTATTTTTACCACACcccccctctcacacacacacacacacacacacagacacaccacacCTACACCACAGTCACGCCACAGACACTCCACAAAAGCGCTACAAACATGCTACAGTCACACTAGTGTACTGAAGTCCCTGCATTGATTTAATTTTCTCTGTAGATCCTCAG is a genomic window containing:
- the folr gene encoding folate receptor isoform X1, encoding MSVCVSVLSWVWLVFTVLLSFPIYSFALEKLNMCMDAKHHKTEPGPEGELYQQCAPWRENACCTANTSAEAHEDNSYLYNFNWNHCGVMSKKCKEHFIQDTCFYECSPHLGPWIQPADDTWRKARILDVPLCLEDCNSWYNDCKNDVTCKENWHKGWNWTSGTNHCPAGAQCQKWTEVFPTAQSMCEKIWSNSYKYTTYTKDSGRCMHMWFTGQNPNTKVAEFYLNQGSRTETAKITSLTLSLAVLLSML
- the folr gene encoding folate receptor isoform X3, which codes for MCMDAKHHKTEPGPEGELYQQCAPWRENACCTANTSAEAHEDNSYLYNFNWNHCGVMSKKCKEHFIQDTCFYECSPHLGPWIQPADDTWRKARILDVPLCLEDCNSWYNDCKNDVTCKENWHKGWNWTSGTNHCPAGAQCQKWTEVFPTAQSMCEKIWSNSYKYTTYTKDSGRCMHMWFTGQNPNTKVAEFYLNQGSRTETAKITSLTLSLAVLLSML
- the folr gene encoding folate receptor isoform X2 — encoded protein: MERPSRVWLVFTVLLSFPIYSFALEKLNMCMDAKHHKTEPGPEGELYQQCAPWRENACCTANTSAEAHEDNSYLYNFNWNHCGVMSKKCKEHFIQDTCFYECSPHLGPWIQPADDTWRKARILDVPLCLEDCNSWYNDCKNDVTCKENWHKGWNWTSGTNHCPAGAQCQKWTEVFPTAQSMCEKIWSNSYKYTTYTKDSGRCMHMWFTGQNPNTKVAEFYLNQGSRTETAKITSLTLSLAVLLSML